In Salarias fasciatus chromosome 9, fSalaFa1.1, whole genome shotgun sequence, the genomic stretch cacacacacacacacacacacacacacacacacactgacatggtTTTCATGGTTGACAGCTTTCACACTGACAGAATGACTGGAGTCTATGCATAGCAGCAGATGTCATCAGGGAGATCCCCTTTCACAGACTTAATGCCCTCCTGATCTGATCCTGATCCAGGATCAGATATTGATCATGGTCCAGGATTTGTTTCTGCTTGTTAGCCAACACTGCAACATCTAGGAAAACAAAGCTACACACAGGCGCACAAAGCTTATCTTTGGCAACTGTCCtcttggggtcagaggtcagcatgAGGACGAAGGTGGGATTGCGGGAATGTTCTTGCTGATGGTTGACCTGATGTGTCTGGTTGGTGATCACAGGACAAGAGAAGAATCCAGGAGGACATCGCCAAGAAGCGACGGCAGAtcgaggaggagaagctgaagctgcagtaCATCAAGGTATCCTGCtggacacagtgtgtgtgagacgcacGGCAGGACGGACAGGAGGCCGGCTgaggacaacacacactcatcttcATTTACAGCCTCAGAACTCataacacacacagtctctggCTCTGCTCTCCATCCTGGGAACTCAGAGATTACTAAAATAATAACACAATAGAGGTATAGATGTCttcacttccatttaaaagctgcctttaaACGAccaggctctatggctgtatctctatctgctctatggtatctctatctgctctatggctgtatctctatctgctctatgacTGACTatatctgctctatggctgaTCTctctgctctatgactgtatctctacctgctatggctgtatctctacctgctctatggctgtatctctacctgctctatgactgtatctctatctgctctatgactgtatctctatctgctctatggctgtatctctacctgctctatgactgtatctctacctgctctatggctgtatctctacctgctctatgactgtatctctacctgctctatgactgtatctctatctgctctatgactgtatctctatctgctctatgactgatctctatctgctctatggctgtatctctatctgctctatggctgtatctctacctgctctatgactgtatctctacctgctctatgactgtatctctatctgctctatgactgtatctctatctgctctatgactgtatctctacctgctctatgggtATCTCtactgctctatgactgtatctctacctgctctatggctgtatctctacctgctctatggctgtatctctacctgctctatgactgtatctctatctgctctatgactgtatctctatctgctctatggctgtatctctacctgctctatgactgtatctctacctgctctatggctgtatctctacctgctatgactgtatctctacctgctctatgactgtatctctatctgctctatggctgtatctctatctgctctatggctgtgtctctacctgctctatgactgtatctatctgctctatgactgtatctctatctgctctatggctgtatctctacctgctctatgactgtatctctatctgctctatggctgtatctctacctgctctatgactgtatctctacctgctctatgactgtatctctatctgctctatggctgtatctctatctgctctatggctgtgtctctacctgctctatgactgtatctctacctgctctatggctgtatctctacctgctctatgactgtatctctacctgctctatgactgtatctctacctgctctatggctgtatctctacctgctctatgactgtatctctacctgctctggcTGTacctctacctgctctatgatcagaGCTCTATGGCCATTTGGTCCTCTCTTCCTGATGACGTCATCCAGACCCCTCCTGACTGAGTtgaacaatgtatcagttttaaagcaacattgttttttttttaacatacagAAACATTAAATGCATCATATTAAGTTAATTATTTAgtgtttaatttaaatgttaacatttcttcacattatgctttcatttaaattacGACACTGTTAGAACACAACTCAACATTCAAttcattcagctttatttatatactGACAAGGACAGCAAAGTCATTTCTAGAGACCTTTACAGATTAACAACTAACAGTTCCACATGAAGAAGATAAAAAGGATAAAGCCTCTTTAAGTGGAAGAAACCTTTATTTCAAAGGTTAATAATAAATTCTATTAATGGACACTTGACCGAAAAAAATTACgaacaggaaacactacattaatcaaaatgactgaaatgtttctgtgtgataATGTGAGACAAGACGCACTGTAGACAGCATCTCTACATCCATGAAGCACATCTGCTGACGTTACTTCCATGTAGCAGCTGTCTCGGAGTGATCTCAGCTGGACCTGTCACGTCACCAGACGtcctcagctggactccagagtcCATCGCTACCGAGGAGACGGAGGGTCTGTAAATAAAGTCATTCTTGGCTAAATTAGAGGTTCTAACCTAATTTGAAGATGATTTCTAATAAATATGCCGTGTTGTTGATTCAGACAGCTTTCAGGAAAAAATCCCTTGGCAATATTGATTTGGACAATAAGTTGAACAACATAATGAGATTTGATCAGAGCTGTTATTTCACAGCTGTGAATTCAGATGGTAAGAGTCCATCTTGGAAAGCAAGGTGAAGATTTCAGAATAAATCTGTGATGGTCTGAAGCCACGTGGAACACTGTTGGTTTCACATGCAGGTTTTTACTGAGATCTGGAACGATGAACCTGCTGAGGAGTTTTCCACAGAAGCCTGAGGAGAAAATGTCTGAGTGTGCTGTGGGCTGCTGTGCCTTCCCGACAGAAAAAAGCGCTGCGGGACCAGTGGCTGATGGACGGCGTGAGCCAGCagtcggaggaggagcaggaggccatGAGGCTGCAGGcgcaggaggaccagcagcagagCGACCAGCTGCAGAGCAACATCCTCAGGTAACCTCGGCGAGACGCCCACGCCCAGGCGCGCTCCCCGCTCCCCACAGACTGTGAGGCTGCTCAGTCTGGTTCAGGAGCCTGCTGCACTGAGCTGGAGCTCACTTCCTTCACCGCAGGATGACGAAGGACACTTTCCATTTTTAGAGCACATGCATGCAACTGCTTCTGAAAAACGCTGGATTTATGAAATGCTTTTCACTTCTTTTAGCACTTTTACAACCCCAAAGCACTTTAAACTgttggtctcacacacacacacacacacacacacacacacacacacacacacacgcgcgcgtgcgctcagtcttgtatttctatccttgtggggaccgtccattgactcccattcatgtctagcccctaaccctgacccttacctaaccctaacccacaccacaacaaagcctaaccctaaagaaatgtttttgcacttttacttttttcagtaacaacaacattgtcaagaaaacactgtttctcctacttaggaccggaaaaaggtccccacaaggcacgtcgttccacgttttgctatccttgtggggacatttggccccaacaaggatagaaatacaagaacgcgcCTGGAGGCAGCTGCCGTGCacggcgctcagtccatccactgggagcagtgtGAGGTTCAGGGCTGCTGTGGAATCGAACCAGAAACCTTCTGACTGAGGCAGAAGCCGCCCTGAGACCCGCATGACCTGAAAATACTCAACGACGAGTCACAAACCGTGTTGTTAGATTTACACATCAGTGTTTGAAGTTAGAAACCTCaattctgcattttcattttagaaagtTTGGCGTTCATACGGCGGCTTGACCAGCTGACCTCTGCCGCTCTCTGCTCCTCAGGATAGAGAAGGAGATCGAGGCCTTGGAAACACAGGAGCTCAGCATCTCAGCCAATGAGGAGACGGTCCTGAAGCGGCTGAAGGAGGTGGAGCGAACGGCGGAGGACATCATCAAGGTAGGACGCCTGCACGATTCGGACTGGAGGTGAAGCAAGGTGGCTGAGAAACCCTTttcaataaaaaccctgagagaacaaacactggaggagagatggagccagTAGTTGAAAGAGCTCGGTGGTAGATACCAGCGGTATACTGGATGaactggttcccatggtaaCAAGTGGCAGATTTCTGTAAACACacgctggaagcagcagatgttaaagtaggactcacaaaagactctaaactgATACATTTACTGGAACTGTAGCGACGTTCACTAGGCCctctacaagtttcagtcgggtttcaacatctgttggtcacaagttaacacggacaccagttcatTCGAAACACCGGCAGGGGCGGAGCCTCGGTGCTCATCACCGGGACGAGGCGCTGGGCGGGGCGGGACTCCGGCTGGGGAGCGCTCGGCCATTTGAAGGGACACCATATAATCCGCTTCTCCCAGGACCCTGGTGAACCAGGGCTGATCGTAGATCGCTTTGTCTGCCGTCCATGTTTACAAATTGCTTTTAATACGattttttcaatcggattgaaaacCCGGATTGAAAACCTTTCTACCAGGAGAGCTGGGCCGATCCCTCCTCTCACCTCTGGACCGAGGGAGGACTGATTCCCATCTATAATCAACTATATGactcaagaggaaaaaaaactaagaaagaaagaaagaacctTAATAAGATGAAAGTGAGCTTCCAACTCTCCAGAAGCTCAGCCCAGACTGTCTGACCCCAGAGAGGCCTCCACACAAAACTGACAGTGAGtctacaaaacacaacagccaGCATCCGTCCAGACTAACAAGTGAAcaatgtgtgtgtacagtgacTTTGCTTCAtttaccgtaaatcctcttctAGCAGCCAgggcttttatttgtctcaagtgtagctggcaccaggcttttaatggaaggaggcttaaattttaaaattttcaaaaagagcagaaagatcttttgtgtcagtttgaacccagtaaaatgtactgagctcatttattgaaaacaagtaTCAAACAGTACtaaaacagtaataaacagtGGTGCAGTTAAGAGCTGGGGGAtatatcgaattaattcgaataacttgattttattttttcaatcaatgtgaaaaaaatttaatcaaCATGGAGttcaatgttttctgtccctccaccATTTTTACCGGACACGTGTAATGCACACAGTGGCCATAccggaggactggcgctgtagcacagactactgtcagtacagcgccgtagagcttcacagaaaaaaaaagaaaaaacaaaaaaaaaacaacaacaacaaaaaaacaggcttatattgggaggcggcttttatgagctttcttcaaagactcaccggtcattaaaggagacggtTTTcatggaatacaggtcattattagaggatttacggtatatTCATCAACTCCTGTGCTGGAGACAGACCTGACCCGGGTCCAGCATGGCTTCATCACCTCATCTTTAACTGCTGCAACAGAGAGCCTTGTGGGTGACCTGCTGGGTCTGCTGGGTCTGCCAGGTCTACGGGTCTGCTGGGTCTGCTGGGTCTTTGGGTCTGTCAGGTTTACCAGGTCTGTTGGGTCTACCGGGTCTGTTGGGTCTGCCAGGTCTACCGGGTCTGTTGGGTCCGCCAGGTCTACCGGGTCTGCTGGGTCTGTTGGGTCTGTCAGGTCTGCCTGGTCTCCTGGATCTGCCAGTTCTACCGGGTCTGCTGGGTCTTCAGGGTCTGTTGGGCCTGCCAGGCCTACTGAGTCTGCTTAATCTGCCAGGTCTACCGGGTCTGCTGGATCTGCCAGGTCTACCGGGTCTGCTGGGTCTGCCAGGTCTACCGGGTCTGCTGGATCTGCCAGGTCTAGGTCTGCTGGGTCTTCAGGTGTAGCCTGGACTGATGGGTGCTTCAGGTGGTTTCCTGGTCCTCTTCAGAAACTCTCAGCcttgtttgctgctgctgtcctcaggAGTCTGAAACCCCGACCTTGTTCCTCTCAGTCTGGATGTGctagctccccctgctggagcaTCGCTGTATCTTCAGTCATACCGGACCGTCCGGTCTGCCTGCCACGGGTTGGTCCAGTCTTTCAGGAGTCATGATGGTTCTAGTACTCCTCCCGGCCTCAGGACTTGGACGTCCtctgaaataaatctgaaaacacatttttattttaacctttgttttgttgtacTTTCTTCCTGAGACGTGACGTGGTGTTTCATCTGGAGTCTGTGGAAGCATCCGGATGGaaacgcgcgtgtgtgtgtgtgtgtgtgtgtgtgtgtgtgtgtgtgtgtgtgtgtgtctcagttcTGATTCCCTCCACTGTGTCTTCTCATGTAGGAGCTAAAGGAAGAGTTCCTCTCAGGTAAACTCTGCACTCTGAAGTGAGACTAGACTAACATGCTGGGTTGAATTAATAATCTTTAACATTTAacagttaaaaacactgaactaCTTATATCTTGACACGTCTTCCTTCTTTACCCTTCTTTCAGTAGCTGCTTGCTCATTATTTCACACATAGTTAACACTGCTGCATCCAACACTGCTCCAGAGCGACGCCCGCGGTCTGGAGATTCAAATATATCAATGAGAACGACAAAGAAAGACAGGCtgaaaatgatctgatgaaatcTGAAGAGGAGAAAGGTGGTGGTTCAACACCAGAATCCGAACCAGCAACCATCCAGAGTTAAAGCAGCGTCGCTCAGTACTTTACCTGCTCTGAGCTGTgctatgctacatgctacatgctacatgctatccatgattaaagtctgactgaCTCGGTCATTAGCAGCGAGCTCAATGCCGCGGTCTACAGTCCATGATGCACACAGCGCAGTGtggaggtgacgtagctccgacactgaggctgctggaggtgcgTAGCGTCGATGCACATGGTTCGCAGGAGTATAAATTGAGCTTCTTGACATTCATCAGTACTTGTAGTTAAAGTAGTTAAAGCTTAATTATCATACTAATAGACTCGTAtccttttttcagtttcactgttttcatgtatttcagtTCTCAGTATGAGAGGCTGTAATGTGACGAGTGGATTAACTGATCACTGACAACTGTTTCGCCAAATTTCAACACAAAATGTGAAGAATGTAGGAACCAGGATCAGTACAGCATAGAGAGCATTTCCATCCAGGTACAGTCTTACTTTATCTGTGTTCCGTCCTGACAAACCCAGTCCAAAGCCCACTCATGAGATCTCACACACtcttgacccctgaccccgctGCACCGCTGTAACCCCGCCTCCAGCTGCATGCTGCTCCTGGAGGGAAGCTACTCACACCTCAGTGTGTCCGTTCACCTCTAACCTCTCCAACATGGCCGCCCCGGGCTCACCTTTCCGCCTGTACCCTGCAGTCCCAGACATCCCATCATTCGTCCCAGCAGCGGTGGAGCCAGTCCGACCCGCCGGCCGGCCTGCTGAGGACGAACCGAAGAGAGGTAGGAGCTGAGCGCCGGTCCGCCCTCTGATCGCCCTGTTAGCACCAGTTCTGCTTCCAATATGAGAGCTTAAAGGCTGTCAGTTTTCTACCACATGCAAATTACGGAGCATTTCTGTGGCCGTCAGGAAAAAGCTGCATGTGTgggaagagacaggaagaggcGGTCCTGACGCTGCTGCTCAGACGCCAGAGTTCCATCTGAGCAGCAGCGAGATGACAGGAAAGACAACGCTTTAGCTCAAAACCCAGCCTTATGTGTTTCTGAAAGGTTTCATGTTTATACAGAACCTTTTGGAaaactgtttccatggcaacggcagAAAAGCATGTCCTTTTCAtattggtccactagttggtgctgttgtttgttttagtaaagAAACCTCAGAGAACAGTACAATACAATACACTCTGGCGTTGccagaatgttttcaaaagttgcgttttcagtgactttaagCACTGAAACTTTCACCTCGTGACCTGGAACGGTTACCGTGTGACTGGAGCTGAATCAACGGCCACAGAGCTCTGACAACTCGTTGTTGACAAGTTTAAAAACTGTCATTAAATCAgtaatttatgttttttggaCCATGTGTCTGTGTTAATCTTCCATTACCTTTCTTCGCAGCTACCTTTGCCATGGAAATCAGTGTGGAACATGACAGGAGAACCGGGAAATGTGAGGTGGTCTCCACCGCCACCGTCCCCGCCGGAAGCTTTCCAGAGAGGGGCTTGAAGGTCTACGAGGATGGCCGCAGGTCCGTGTACGCcctgccagcagagggcgccgaAGCCCACCCGGAGCTGGGAGAGATGACCCTctccgaggtggaggagctcctgcGGCAGGCCACCGACAGGACGGTGCCCAGCGAGGTGCAGTACCACCAGCCGGTCTACTCCGCCCCCTACAGCGGCACCAGCAGACCGTCCACACCCAGGACACACAGCCCGGGCAGACCCCGACACCCAGCTGCCCCGGGAACGGACCTCATGTCCACAATGGTCAAGAAAAGGACACATTCAAGACCGCCAGTCCCAGCTTCCTGCATCGGACCACacctccagagtccagcgagGTGGGGAAGAAGCCATGCTGCCCTACTGCCACATTCCAGGACCCAAACTGATGGTCCTTCACCAGGTACCAGAGCTCCAGGACCCAGGACTGATGGTCATTCACCAGGTACCAAATCTCCCGGACCCAGGACTGATGGTCATTCACCAGGTACCAGATCTCCAGGACCCAGGACTGATGGTCATTCACCAGGCACCAAATCTCCAGGACCCAGGACTGATGGTCATTCACCAGGTACCAAATCTCCCGGACCCAGGACTGATGGTCATTCACCAGGTACCAGATCTCTGGGACCCAGGACTGATGGTCATTCACCAGGCACCAGAGCTCCAGGACCCAGGACTGATGGTCATTCACCAGGTACCAATCTCCCGGACCCAGGACTGATGGTCATTCACCAGGCACCAGATCTCCAGGACCCAGGACTGACCGCCGGTCACTGGTAGTCCCCACCCGGCAGCTCTTGTCTCCATCACAGCCCGGTCTGACGGCATGCCTGCCCCCATGCAGGCGGTCCTCAGTGGGGTGGGAGGTCAGAGTCCTTCAGCCAGCAGTAAGTCTGAAGTGGACCC encodes the following:
- the LOC115394435 gene encoding LOW QUALITY PROTEIN: palmdelphin-like (The sequence of the model RefSeq protein was modified relative to this genomic sequence to represent the inferred CDS: deleted 2 bases in 1 codon), whose protein sequence is MEEADLLKERLQAITDKRRIQEDIAKKRRQIEEEKLKLQYIKKKALRDQWLMDGVSQQSEEEQEAMRLQAQEDQQQSDQLQSNILRIEKEIEALETQELSISANEETVLKRLKEVERTAEDIIKELKEEFLSVPDIPSFVPAAVEPVRPAGRPAEDEPKRATFAMEISVEHDRRTGKCEVVSTATVPAGSFPERGLKVYEDGRRSVYALPAEGAEAHPELGEMTLSEVEELLRQATDRTVPSEVQYHQPVYSAPYSGTSRPSTPRTHSPGRPRHPAAPGTDLMSTMVKKRTHSRPPVPASCIGPHLQSPARWGRSHAALLPHSRTQTDGPSPGTRAPGPRTDGHSPGTKSPGPRTDGHSPGTRSPGPRTDGHSPGTKSPGPRTDGHSPGTKSPGPRTDGHSPGTRSPGPRTDRRSLVVPTRQLLSPSQPGLTACLPPCRRSSVGWEVRVLQPAVSLKWTLKWTSADSHPSMLAVLLLNLVNALPEGLESEPVTMIFMGYENAADEDEDIQAELVIVGNSEEEEEDGAEDEGETEEYLSYHPQGYQSKVFRPKVGVAKLGGGDVVPDTFTHCDDLEAHKPTFVHKPGKTSPCLQGQGVDPSTNTGPVNLDQTQLCSTGR